One Oncorhynchus kisutch isolate 150728-3 linkage group LG11, Okis_V2, whole genome shotgun sequence genomic region harbors:
- the LOC109899989 gene encoding ran GTPase-activating protein 1: MASDDIALLAEALSKTHVEYGELSYKGQGLKLDNTESVKELVREIEEYQGLRALRLEGNTVGVEAAQAIAKALECKDQLQSCHWSDMFTGRLRSEIPTALRSLGSALMTAGARLRELDLSDNAFGPDGVKGIETLLKSSACHSLQELRLNNCGMGIGGGKILAAALTECHEQSSALGAPLKLKVFQAGRNRLENEGATALALAFQLMGSLEEVHMPQNGINHAGVTALATAMQHNPHLRILNLNDNTFTKRGALAMAQALRHLRTVQVINFGDCLVRSEGAIALSAVLREGLPTLKELNLSFGEITEAAALVLAQAVQDKPHMEKLDLNGNCLGEEGCEALKETMDNMDRADILASLSDDEGEPDEEEDEEVEDEENGKEMKENGVKDESESPVKLEPTCHPEILSFLSSPTTETLLKLGDNRTGLIQQHVDVSDPDKVADAFLRISSLYSDDHEVKKAVLETIDILLKKAFSGSSLQTYSFLSTLLVMLGLLKGEGKVKKVQVLPGHLLVLEHAVQQDYFPQDHATLLDTFVARHGKALKSCSHARDSLKSTLERRISPEC, encoded by the exons ATGGCTTCCGATGACATTGCCCTGCTGGCCGAGGCGCTGTCCAAGACTCATGTAGAATACGGAGAGTTGAGCTACAAGGGCCAGGGACTGAAGCTGGACAACACAGAGTCTG TGAAGGAGTTGGTGCGGGAAATAGAGGAGTACCAGGGACTCCGGGCCCTGCGGTTGGAGGGAAACACAGTGGGAGTGGAGGCAGCGCAGGCTATCGCCAAAGCCTTGGAGTGCAAAGACCAACTTCAG AGTTGCCACTGGAGTGATATGTTCACGGGTCGCTTGCGCTCAGAAATCCCAACTGCCCTG AGGTCCCTGGGCAGTGCGTTGATGACAGCAGGGGCCAGACTGCGAGAGCTTGACCTGAGTGATAACGCCTTTGGACCAGATGGGGTAAAGGGCATTGAAACTCTACTGAAGAGCTCTGCGTGTCACTCTCTACAGGAGCTGAGACTCAACAACTGTGGCATGGGCATCGGAGGGGGCAAG ATCCTGGCGGCAGCGTTGACTGAGTGTCATGAACAGTCCAGTGCTCTCGGTGCCCCACTGAAACTGAAAGTGTTCCAAGCAGGCAGAAACCGCTTGGAGAACGAAGGAGCCACAGCCCTTGCCCTGGCATTTCAG cTGATGGGAAGCCTAGAGGAGGTGCACATGCCCCAGAATGGGATCAACCATGCTGGGGTGACTGCTCTGGCCACCGCCATgcagcacaacccccacctgcgCATCCTCAACCTCAACGACAACACCTTCACCAAGAGAGGGGCACTGGCTATGGCTCAG gcTCTGAGGCACCTGAGGACTGTGCAGGTGATCAACTTTGGGGACTGCCTGGTGCGTTCTGAAGGGGCCAtcgctctctctgctgtcctgaGAGAGGGACTGCCCACTCTTAAG GAGCTAAATCTGTCCTTTGGGGAGATCACGGAAGCTGCAGCACTGGTGTTGGCTCAGGCCGTACAAGACAAACCCCATATGGAAAAACTGGATCTCAATG GTAACTGTttgggggaggaggggtgtgaggcTCTGAAGGAGACCATGGACAACATGGACAGGGCTGACATACTGGCATCTctcag TGATGATGAGGGAGAGCCTgatgaagaagaggatgaggaggttGAAGATGAGGAGAATGGCAAAGAGATGAAGGAGAATGGAGTGAAGGATGAAAGCGAGAGTCCAGTGAAGCTTGAGCCAACTTGTCATCCAGAGATCCTCTCTTTCCTCAGCTCCCCCACCACTGAGACACTGCTCAAACTGGGGGACAACAGGACTGGACTCATCCAGCAACAC GTGGATGTCTCTGACCCTGATAAGGTTGCCGATGCCTTCCTGAGAATCTCCTCTCTGTACAGTGATGACCATGAGGTCAAGAAGGCTGTCCTGGAGACTATTG ACATCCTGTTGAAGAAGGCATTCTCTGGTTCCTCCCTGCAGACCTACAGCTTCCTGTCCACTCTACTGGTGATGCTGGGGCTCCTCAAG GGTGAGGGCAAGGTGAAGAAGGTGCAGGTGTTACCTGGTCACCTGTTGGTTTTGGAGCACGCTGTCCAACAGGACTACTTCCCCCAGGACCACGCCACCCTGCTGGACACCTTTGTCGCCag GCACGGTAAAGCCCTGAAGTCCTGCAGCCATGCCCGAGATAGTCTCAAGTCCACACTGGAGAGAAGGATCTCCCCGGAATGCTGA